In Streptomyces sp. NBC_00448, the following are encoded in one genomic region:
- a CDS encoding right-handed parallel beta-helix repeat-containing protein produces MLNRSHTRTRRGLLTAVTAAAAVLSMVAAAPADAHSAHRHAAETGQTYYVSPSGSDTSGGLSSGTPFQHIQKCADVMVAGDTCMIESGTYQETVVPAHSGSSGLPITYRAAAGAKVTISGASSVAGWTQVTGADVTAIGQSDPYALNSAFSDAVAAGHVWSTGVDLGSDPSTVQVFTDKQMDIEAQWPYPGLDLLNPTIEHAGAGSADATIDDASLTRPAGYWNGARALTGYWYVSATTTVASSAAGSVTLAAAPPCVHKVVPTDTRYSLSGKIGELANPGEWFYDPTAHRLYLYSTDSPAQHTVEAKARQLAFDLTNASYTSVVGVDLFASTIRTGSTTSHDTLDTITGSYLSHYTDITQGTTDCGSSVDRGISDTGVVLNGTNNTIVNSDLSLSAGNGIALGGQNNTATDNIIHDVDYMGTYAAGIAVMGNSQTVMNNTIYRVGRSGINLQWGTNAGLTADKDRIAYNDISQYARLSLDTAGIYTCCGADMMGTSVDHNLLHDGTPTPGVTPFAVAGVYADNGQSDLVIANNVGWNNLQGTVMLNGLGSGSYNNGVYNNTGGMTMMYVKGTNQSTGTKIYNNIGTITGSDGATDGGLLMSNNLDPTVDPLFVDAAGHDYELTAASPARNQAIPLAGINDGSTDAVPSLGAYQYGAPKWTAGARR; encoded by the coding sequence GTGCTCAACAGATCGCACACCCGCACCCGCCGGGGCCTGCTCACCGCGGTGACCGCCGCGGCGGCCGTCCTGTCGATGGTGGCGGCCGCCCCGGCCGACGCCCACAGTGCCCACCGGCACGCCGCCGAGACGGGCCAGACGTACTACGTCTCGCCGTCGGGCAGCGACACCTCGGGCGGGCTCAGCTCCGGCACGCCGTTCCAGCACATCCAGAAGTGTGCCGATGTCATGGTCGCCGGCGACACCTGCATGATCGAGTCGGGCACCTACCAGGAGACGGTCGTGCCCGCCCACTCGGGCAGCTCGGGCCTGCCCATCACCTACCGCGCGGCCGCGGGCGCCAAGGTGACCATCAGCGGCGCCTCCAGCGTCGCCGGCTGGACGCAGGTGACCGGCGCCGACGTCACCGCCATCGGCCAGAGCGACCCCTACGCGCTGAACTCGGCGTTCAGCGACGCGGTGGCCGCCGGCCACGTCTGGAGCACGGGCGTCGACCTCGGCAGCGACCCGTCCACGGTGCAGGTCTTCACCGACAAGCAGATGGACATCGAGGCCCAGTGGCCCTACCCGGGCCTGGACCTGCTCAACCCGACGATCGAGCACGCCGGTGCCGGCAGCGCGGACGCCACCATCGACGACGCCTCGCTGACCCGCCCCGCGGGGTACTGGAACGGCGCGCGGGCGCTGACCGGCTACTGGTACGTGTCGGCCACCACCACCGTGGCCAGTTCCGCCGCCGGCTCGGTGACGCTGGCCGCCGCGCCGCCGTGCGTCCACAAGGTGGTGCCGACCGACACCCGCTACTCGCTGTCCGGCAAGATCGGCGAGCTGGCGAACCCCGGTGAGTGGTTCTACGACCCGACCGCGCACCGCCTGTACCTCTACAGCACGGACAGCCCGGCGCAGCACACCGTCGAGGCGAAGGCGCGGCAGCTCGCCTTCGACCTGACGAACGCGTCGTACACCTCGGTCGTCGGGGTCGACCTGTTCGCCTCGACGATCAGGACCGGGTCGACGACCAGCCACGACACGCTGGACACGATCACCGGCAGCTACCTGTCGCACTACACGGACATCACGCAGGGCACCACGGACTGCGGGTCCAGCGTGGACCGCGGGATCAGTGACACCGGCGTCGTGCTGAACGGCACGAACAACACGATCGTGAACAGCGACCTGTCGCTGAGCGCCGGCAACGGCATCGCGCTGGGCGGGCAGAACAACACCGCCACCGACAACATCATCCACGACGTGGACTACATGGGCACCTACGCGGCCGGCATCGCCGTGATGGGCAACTCCCAGACGGTCATGAACAACACGATCTACCGGGTCGGCCGCAGCGGCATCAACCTGCAGTGGGGGACGAACGCGGGGCTCACCGCCGACAAGGACCGGATCGCGTACAACGACATCTCGCAGTACGCCCGGCTCAGCCTGGACACCGCCGGCATCTACACCTGCTGCGGCGCCGACATGATGGGCACCTCTGTCGACCACAACCTGCTGCACGACGGCACGCCGACCCCGGGGGTGACGCCGTTCGCGGTCGCCGGTGTCTACGCGGACAACGGGCAGAGTGACCTGGTGATCGCGAACAACGTCGGCTGGAACAACCTCCAGGGCACGGTGATGCTGAACGGCCTGGGCTCCGGGTCGTACAACAACGGCGTGTACAACAACACCGGCGGCATGACGATGATGTACGTCAAGGGCACGAACCAGTCGACCGGGACCAAGATCTACAACAACATCGGGACGATCACGGGCTCGGACGGTGCCACCGACGGGGGGCTGCTGATGTCCAACAACCTCGATCCCACGGTCGATCCGCTCTTCGTGGACGCGGCCGGCCACGACTACGAGTTGACCGCCGCGTCGCCGGCCCGCAACCAGGCGATCCCGCTGGCGGGGATCAACGACGGCTCGACGGACGCGGTTCCGAGCCTCGGCGCCTACCAGTACGGTGCGCCGAAGTGGACGGCGGGCGCCCGCCGTTGA